One window of the Labilibaculum sp. genome contains the following:
- a CDS encoding ABC transporter ATP-binding protein codes for MINTKNLIKVFRTDEVETTALNNVNLEINKGEFVAIMGPSGCGKSTLLNIIGLLDNPSEGELHFNGYQVEKYTERQRTNLRKENIGFVFQSFNLIDELTVFENVELPLLYMKVSGAERKRRVNEALERMNIAHRAKHFPQQLSGGQQQRVAIARAVISNPKLILADEPTGNLDSANGEEVMNLLTQLNEEGTTIIMVTHSPSDADRSHRIIQLFDGHIVTENMRQKL; via the coding sequence ATGATTAATACTAAAAATTTAATTAAAGTTTTCAGAACCGATGAGGTGGAAACTACGGCATTAAATAATGTCAATCTGGAAATTAATAAAGGAGAATTCGTTGCAATAATGGGTCCGTCGGGATGTGGTAAGTCAACTTTACTGAATATTATTGGCTTGCTTGACAATCCAAGTGAAGGGGAGCTGCATTTTAACGGTTATCAGGTAGAAAAGTATACTGAAAGGCAAAGAACAAATTTGAGAAAAGAAAACATTGGTTTTGTTTTTCAAAGTTTTAATTTGATTGATGAATTGACTGTTTTTGAGAATGTTGAGTTGCCTCTTTTGTATATGAAAGTATCGGGAGCAGAGAGAAAAAGAAGAGTAAATGAGGCATTGGAAAGAATGAATATTGCCCATAGAGCTAAGCATTTTCCTCAGCAATTATCTGGAGGACAGCAGCAAAGGGTTGCAATTGCACGAGCAGTTATTTCCAATCCCAAATTGATTTTAGCGGATGAGCCAACGGGTAATTTGGATTCTGCTAACGGAGAAGAGGTGATGAATCTTTTAACTCAGCTTAATGAGGAAGGAACTACAATAATCATGGTAACTCACTCGCCGTCAGATGCAGATAGAAGTCATCGTATTATTCAGTTGTTTGACGGACATATTGTAACTGAGAATATGAGACAAAAGCTTTAG
- a CDS encoding FtsX-like permease family protein, which produces MFKNFFITLFRNFSRNKFYTTINVAGLSVGLICTILILLFVQDELSYDKYNVNHERIIRLGSDFTLSGKRDRVATSPLPFGPTFAEEFPEVEQFVRFQGSGRQQFKYDDKEFYEEHIAFVDSSVFTIFSFPLLKGDPKKALTQPYSIVLNETLANKYFNGEDPIGKILLVGENVPYTVSGVMKDLPLNSHFKFNAFYSMKTLESIRGAEQFNSLQPIAFWSFSNYTFLLLKENSEADAILEKFPAYYEKYMKELGDQLGVSYKLIIQHLGDLHLRSQLQWDAPTGNIKYIYILTAIAIFILSIASINYMNMATARSSKRAKEVGIRKVVGAQRENIIRQFMMESISLTVFALIIALICVELLLPLFNQLVNKDLTLSFLDTPEVILFNVILAVLLGLFSGSYPALYLSSIQPVFILKGRNGRGRANGFLRKLLVISQFTVSAMMISGTIIVASQFLYMNSMDVGFNKKDIVVSVIRDSVLRTRIDALKMELKKNPNIKAVATSSSLIGFGGSKTVHLYESDEGMQQYALNFNVIDFDYIDLMEMDILKGRNFSREIPSDTINAFIVNESAAIKFNWGENALGKKLQVGVDIDGVEEGGEVQLGEVIGVIRDFNYQPLKDLIEPMNLIVSENPDYRRNLHVKINSENRKETLLYIQKVWNEFCPNMSFAYSFLDDRMKENYEPEERLTWIFSIFSLISILIASMGLFGLSSFMAEQRTKELGIRKVLGATIGKLVYLLTREFIRLILIANIIAVPISYWALSAWLSDFPYHISIGIWIFAATLIISLVIGLFTVAWQSYRAASSDPIKAIKYE; this is translated from the coding sequence ATGTTTAAGAATTTCTTCATTACACTTTTTCGAAATTTTTCCAGAAATAAATTCTATACAACAATCAATGTTGCTGGTTTATCTGTAGGATTAATTTGTACAATTCTGATTTTACTGTTTGTTCAGGATGAATTATCATACGATAAGTACAATGTGAATCATGAACGGATCATTCGTTTGGGATCAGATTTTACTTTGAGTGGAAAGAGAGACCGTGTTGCGACATCGCCTTTGCCATTTGGTCCAACCTTTGCTGAGGAATTTCCTGAGGTGGAGCAGTTTGTTCGGTTTCAAGGTTCAGGAAGACAGCAATTTAAATATGATGATAAAGAGTTTTATGAAGAGCATATCGCCTTTGTTGATTCTTCAGTATTTACTATTTTTAGCTTTCCCCTGCTTAAAGGAGATCCCAAAAAAGCTCTTACTCAGCCATACTCAATAGTACTAAATGAGACTTTGGCTAATAAGTATTTTAACGGCGAGGATCCGATAGGAAAGATATTGCTTGTTGGTGAAAACGTGCCTTACACCGTTAGTGGAGTCATGAAAGATCTCCCTTTGAACAGCCATTTCAAATTTAATGCTTTTTACTCCATGAAAACTTTGGAAAGTATTCGGGGAGCAGAACAATTTAACAGCCTGCAGCCAATCGCATTCTGGTCTTTTAGTAATTACACCTTTTTGCTGTTAAAAGAAAATTCAGAGGCTGATGCTATTCTCGAAAAGTTTCCGGCTTACTATGAGAAATACATGAAGGAGCTTGGAGATCAACTGGGGGTTTCCTACAAGCTAATAATTCAGCATCTTGGAGATCTTCATTTAAGATCCCAATTGCAATGGGATGCACCAACCGGAAATATAAAATACATTTATATCCTTACAGCGATTGCCATTTTTATCCTGTCCATAGCCAGTATTAACTATATGAACATGGCAACTGCGCGATCTTCAAAGCGGGCAAAAGAGGTAGGTATTCGTAAGGTGGTTGGCGCACAAAGAGAAAATATCATTCGTCAGTTTATGATGGAGAGTATATCGTTAACAGTTTTTGCCCTTATTATAGCCTTAATATGCGTTGAGTTACTGCTGCCACTGTTTAATCAATTGGTAAATAAGGATCTTACATTGAGTTTTTTGGATACTCCGGAAGTGATATTGTTTAATGTAATTCTGGCAGTTCTATTGGGTCTGTTCTCGGGCAGTTATCCTGCTCTTTACCTGTCATCAATTCAGCCGGTTTTTATCCTAAAGGGAAGAAACGGCAGAGGCAGGGCAAATGGTTTTTTGCGAAAATTGCTTGTAATCTCTCAGTTTACGGTTTCAGCCATGATGATTAGCGGAACTATCATTGTTGCATCTCAATTCCTGTACATGAATAGTATGGATGTGGGATTTAATAAAAAAGATATTGTAGTCTCGGTTATTCGCGATTCAGTATTGCGGACCAGAATAGATGCATTGAAAATGGAGCTGAAGAAAAATCCCAACATAAAGGCTGTTGCAACTTCTAGTTCACTAATTGGTTTTGGAGGATCGAAAACGGTGCATTTGTACGAGAGTGATGAAGGGATGCAGCAATATGCATTAAATTTCAATGTTATTGATTTCGATTATATCGATTTAATGGAAATGGATATTCTGAAAGGAAGAAATTTTAGTCGTGAGATTCCATCAGATACAATCAATGCATTTATCGTTAATGAGTCGGCCGCAATTAAATTTAACTGGGGCGAAAATGCCTTAGGGAAAAAGCTTCAGGTAGGAGTGGATATTGATGGTGTTGAAGAAGGAGGAGAAGTTCAATTGGGAGAGGTGATTGGTGTAATTCGGGATTTTAATTATCAGCCTCTTAAAGATTTAATTGAGCCGATGAATCTTATTGTTTCGGAAAATCCTGATTACCGAAGGAATTTGCACGTGAAAATTAATTCTGAAAATAGAAAAGAGACCCTACTTTATATTCAGAAAGTATGGAATGAGTTTTGTCCCAACATGTCGTTTGCTTATTCCTTTTTAGATGATAGGATGAAAGAAAATTATGAACCGGAAGAAAGACTGACGTGGATTTTTTCAATTTTTTCTTTAATAAGCATTTTAATTGCATCCATGGGACTTTTTGGATTGTCCTCTTTTATGGCCGAACAACGAACCAAAGAACTGGGTATTCGGAAAGTATTAGGTGCAACGATAGGTAAGTTGGTGTATTTGTTAACCCGTGAATTTATCAGGTTGATTTTAATTGCAAATATCATAGCTGTTCCAATATCTTATTGGGCTTTAAGTGCTTGGTTGAGCGATTTTCCGTATCACATTTCAATTGGTATTTGGATATTTGCTGCCACCCTGATTATTTCTTTAGTGATTGGATTGTTTACTGTTGCATGGCAATCTTACCGGGCTGCAAGTTCCGACCCAATTAAGGCAATTAAATATGAATAA
- a CDS encoding ABC transporter permease, with protein sequence MLKILLNTVLRSLYRQKAYSLMNILGLATGVTCTLLILIWVEYEMGFDKFHEDIDRVYSVYENQNYADGDVFSVYSTPGPLAESIKKAFPEIKYSTRMVTTWGQLILSADGKSFVEDGGKIVDADFFQIFTFPIVKGEKEHPFKEENSIVLTEKLAQKLFGELDPIGRHIEINSRFDYTVSAVIQNPPANSSIIFDFVIPFQFFGKLWAYDLNDWEANTFHTFIKVDEGVDSDDLVAQLQTYIKDRIENSNVDLDLQAFGKYHLYAINTNKVGPIWYVRVFLLIAVLILLIACFNYMNLATARSERRAKEVAIRKVVGAQRKGLIGLFLGESIFFTLISLGIAVVLVELLLPVFSDLTDRDLSLGINNIKFLFSVSGIVLLTGIVSGSYPALFLSSFLPIHVIKGISRKDSALLRKVLVVIQFSMSIGLFICSGIIYQQLEFLQESDVGYNKNNLVYIEMADDFNSIYPKLKNELIKVQGVYWVTAANQMPVNFTNSTWDVDWPGKIKDSEDILFQLTFVDYDFIETFEMDVIQGRGFSKLYGGDSLKFIINESAAKKMNMVHTIGEPLRIWAFSGEVIGIVKDFNFNSLQVGVEPLIMMRNPAAFKYIGIRIGEDVEPILNKIRTVWDSTVPDIPFTYRFLEEDFKYFYTAESRMSKIFVSFTIIAFVISCLGLFGLVSFVTERKSREMALRKVFGANMDTVFQLLLKEFFKWVMLSNAIAWVLSYFVMEWWLKGFAYRIDIGIGIFILSGFVSLLITFLTVYQQIWKLALKTPVRVLKYE encoded by the coding sequence ATGTTAAAAATTTTATTGAATACTGTTTTACGTAGTTTATACCGGCAAAAAGCCTATTCCTTAATGAATATTTTAGGATTGGCAACTGGTGTAACTTGTACTTTGCTCATATTAATATGGGTGGAATATGAAATGGGATTTGATAAATTTCATGAGGATATTGATCGGGTTTATAGTGTGTACGAGAATCAGAATTATGCTGATGGCGATGTTTTTTCGGTATACTCAACACCCGGGCCATTAGCCGAATCTATAAAAAAAGCATTTCCGGAAATTAAGTATTCCACAAGAATGGTTACCACCTGGGGACAATTGATTCTTTCTGCGGATGGGAAAAGTTTTGTTGAAGATGGTGGAAAGATTGTTGATGCTGATTTTTTCCAGATTTTCACTTTCCCTATCGTAAAAGGTGAAAAAGAGCATCCTTTTAAAGAGGAAAATTCGATTGTGCTTACAGAGAAACTTGCTCAGAAATTGTTTGGTGAATTGGATCCGATTGGAAGGCACATTGAGATAAATTCCAGATTTGATTATACCGTTTCGGCTGTGATTCAAAATCCGCCAGCTAATTCGTCTATAATTTTCGACTTCGTTATTCCTTTTCAATTTTTTGGGAAGTTGTGGGCTTATGATTTAAATGATTGGGAGGCAAATACTTTTCACACCTTTATAAAGGTGGATGAAGGGGTTGATTCGGATGATTTGGTGGCTCAGTTACAAACATATATTAAAGATCGTATTGAAAATTCGAATGTTGATCTTGATCTTCAGGCTTTCGGGAAGTATCATTTGTATGCGATAAATACAAATAAAGTGGGTCCGATTTGGTACGTCAGGGTATTTCTGCTGATAGCCGTTTTAATCCTTTTAATTGCCTGTTTTAACTATATGAATCTGGCAACTGCCAGATCAGAAAGAAGAGCAAAAGAAGTGGCTATCAGAAAAGTAGTTGGAGCTCAGCGAAAAGGATTAATCGGTTTGTTTCTTGGCGAATCGATATTTTTTACATTAATATCCTTAGGAATTGCCGTTGTTTTGGTTGAATTATTACTGCCTGTTTTTAGTGATTTAACGGATAGGGATTTATCATTGGGGATAAATAATATAAAATTTTTATTTAGCGTTTCGGGCATTGTACTTCTTACAGGAATTGTGTCAGGAAGTTATCCTGCCTTGTTTCTGTCTTCTTTTCTGCCAATTCATGTAATTAAAGGCATTTCAAGAAAAGATTCTGCTCTGCTCAGGAAGGTGTTGGTGGTCATACAATTTAGCATGTCGATAGGCCTGTTTATTTGTTCAGGGATTATTTATCAGCAACTTGAATTTTTACAGGAATCGGATGTTGGTTACAACAAGAACAATTTGGTTTACATTGAGATGGCAGATGATTTCAATTCAATTTACCCTAAGCTGAAAAATGAGTTGATTAAAGTCCAGGGAGTTTACTGGGTAACAGCAGCAAATCAAATGCCGGTGAATTTTACAAATTCAACATGGGATGTAGATTGGCCGGGAAAAATAAAGGATTCTGAAGATATCTTGTTTCAATTGACTTTTGTGGATTATGATTTTATTGAAACATTTGAAATGGATGTGATTCAGGGAAGGGGATTTTCCAAATTGTATGGCGGCGATAGCTTGAAATTTATTATTAATGAATCGGCAGCCAAAAAGATGAATATGGTTCACACCATTGGTGAACCTTTACGGATTTGGGCTTTTTCGGGCGAAGTGATAGGCATTGTTAAGGATTTTAATTTCAACAGTCTTCAGGTTGGAGTGGAACCCTTAATTATGATGCGGAATCCGGCGGCTTTTAAATATATAGGTATCCGAATTGGAGAAGATGTGGAGCCAATATTGAATAAAATAAGAACGGTTTGGGATTCAACAGTTCCGGACATTCCGTTTACTTATCGATTTTTGGAAGAGGACTTTAAGTATTTCTATACGGCAGAATCACGAATGAGTAAAATATTTGTTTCATTTACTATAATCGCTTTTGTTATTTCATGTTTGGGTTTGTTTGGGCTGGTTTCCTTTGTAACAGAACGTAAATCTCGTGAGATGGCACTAAGAAAGGTGTTTGGAGCTAATATGGATACGGTATTTCAGTTGTTGTTGAAAGAGTTTTTTAAGTGGGTAATGCTTTCCAATGCCATTGCTTGGGTACTTTCGTATTTTGTGATGGAGTGGTGGTTAAAAGGATTTGCTTATCGAATAGATATTGGAATTGGAATTTTTATCTTGTCAGGATTTGTATCTCTGTTGATAACTTTTCTTACAGTTTATCAGCAAATATGGAAATTGGCTTTAAAAACTCCGGTGCGTGTGCTAAAATATGAATAA
- a CDS encoding sigma-54 dependent transcriptional regulator, whose protein sequence is MAIQKNGKILAIDDNEDILFSLKLLLKQHVELIHTESDPEMIPKLMKQDHYDVVLLDMNFTKDAISGQEGYHWLNKILEIDPQAVVLFITAYGDIEKSVKAIKAGATDFILKPWQNEKLLATISSAIKLRRSKDEVKELKTKQKELNAVLDQPFNDFIGTSPEMQQVFSTITKVAVTDANVLILGENGTGKELVARALHRNSPRKDEVFISVDLGSINENLFESELFGHVKGAFTDARADRPGRFEIASGGTLFLDEIGNLSLPMQAKLLTVLERREVIRVGSNKPIPIDIRLICATNMPLKQMASEDRYRQDLLYRINTVEISLPALRERYEDIPLLANHFLEIYSKKYKKGINPLSKACLNKLYDYSWPGNVRELQHLMERAIIMADDRNLDPADFQVSTERNGQDDVEFDSYNLEEVEKNIIQKVLKTNKGNISKAAGELGLTRTSLYRRLEKYGL, encoded by the coding sequence ATGGCAATTCAAAAAAACGGTAAAATATTAGCTATTGATGATAACGAAGATATCCTGTTTTCTTTAAAGCTGCTTCTGAAACAACATGTAGAATTAATACACACAGAGTCGGATCCGGAAATGATTCCAAAACTAATGAAACAGGATCATTACGATGTTGTGCTGCTTGATATGAATTTTACAAAAGACGCAATTAGCGGTCAGGAAGGATATCATTGGCTAAATAAGATACTTGAAATTGATCCGCAGGCAGTTGTGTTATTTATTACCGCATATGGCGATATTGAAAAATCGGTAAAAGCTATAAAAGCAGGTGCAACAGACTTCATATTAAAACCATGGCAGAATGAAAAACTTCTTGCCACCATATCATCAGCAATAAAACTGCGCAGATCGAAAGATGAAGTTAAAGAACTAAAGACAAAACAAAAAGAGTTAAATGCAGTTCTTGACCAACCTTTTAATGACTTTATTGGTACATCCCCTGAAATGCAGCAAGTATTCTCAACCATAACAAAAGTGGCTGTAACAGATGCAAACGTATTGATTCTTGGCGAAAACGGAACAGGAAAAGAATTGGTTGCCAGAGCATTACACCGAAACTCACCAAGAAAAGATGAAGTTTTTATCAGTGTTGATCTTGGATCTATAAATGAAAATCTATTCGAAAGCGAACTGTTTGGGCATGTGAAAGGTGCATTTACAGATGCTCGTGCCGACCGTCCCGGCCGATTCGAAATTGCCTCCGGAGGAACACTATTCCTAGATGAAATCGGGAATTTAAGCCTTCCGATGCAAGCGAAGCTTTTAACTGTTTTAGAGCGCAGAGAAGTAATTCGGGTGGGATCGAACAAGCCAATTCCTATCGACATCCGTTTAATATGTGCAACCAATATGCCCCTAAAACAAATGGCATCAGAAGACAGATATCGTCAGGATCTTCTATACAGAATTAACACTGTTGAAATAAGTCTTCCTGCTTTAAGAGAACGATACGAAGACATACCACTTTTGGCAAATCATTTTCTTGAAATATATTCTAAAAAGTATAAAAAAGGCATCAACCCTCTTTCAAAGGCTTGTCTAAACAAACTTTACGATTACAGCTGGCCTGGAAACGTGAGAGAACTTCAACACTTAATGGAGCGGGCAATCATTATGGCAGATGATCGCAATCTGGATCCTGCCGATTTCCAAGTCAGCACTGAACGAAATGGTCAGGATGATGTTGAATTTGACTCTTATAACCTTGAGGAAGTTGAAAAGAATATCATACAGAAAGTATTGAAAACAAATAAAGGAAATATTTCCAAAGCGGCTGGAGAACTTGGTCTTACACGCACATCTCTTTATCGAAGATTAGAAAAATATGGTTTATAA
- a CDS encoding DNA-binding protein, with translation MTKTITFNELREIKDRLPDGSMQRIAEDLQLEVETVRNYFGGTNFDEGQCTGIHVEQGPYGGIVELDDTTILDHAISILED, from the coding sequence ATGACTAAAACAATCACATTCAATGAGTTAAGAGAAATTAAAGATCGTTTGCCAGATGGAAGTATGCAAAGGATTGCAGAAGATTTACAATTAGAAGTAGAAACCGTTAGAAATTATTTTGGTGGAACCAATTTTGATGAAGGCCAATGCACAGGAATCCATGTTGAACAAGGCCCTTATGGAGGTATTGTTGAACTAGATGATACAACTATTTTAGACCACGCCATTAGCATTCTGGAAGATTAA
- a CDS encoding ATP-binding protein — protein MLSATIFLLFYLVAKKSLYFTASLTFIAIIYQIYEIIKYVEKTNRLLKNFLESIRYSDFTRNFQVQGLGSSFDKLQESFNAVITDFQKIRAEKEEHYFYLQTVIQHIGISLIAFHRDGKVEMINNASKKLFQVSNLKRIQDLSGFSEELVNCLLSLKHGENTLVKVVDNEDILKLAIYATEFKINNRQVILVSIKNIQYELEEQEIESWQKLIRVLTHEIMNSITPISSLSTTLTTILDDFGENNTNKFQDEDLETLNEVKLALETIHKRSSGLLHFVDTYRNLTKIPKPNFGIFQVQKLFDNIHRLMEEEIKRKGIKCEISINPESLELSADEQLLEQVLINLIKNSIHALEHTTDPRIEMKAFMNKRGRISIQISDNGQGIIKEVLDKVFIPFFTTKPKGSGIGLSLSKQILRLHGGTITAQSIPNEKTSFTLTF, from the coding sequence GTGCTCTCAGCAACGATATTCTTATTATTTTACTTAGTTGCAAAAAAGAGCCTTTACTTCACAGCAAGCCTTACTTTTATTGCGATTATCTATCAAATTTATGAAATTATTAAGTACGTTGAAAAAACCAATCGCCTGCTAAAGAATTTTTTGGAATCCATACGGTATTCTGATTTCACACGAAATTTTCAAGTACAAGGTCTTGGAAGCTCATTCGACAAACTGCAGGAATCTTTCAATGCAGTTATTACTGATTTTCAAAAAATAAGAGCTGAGAAAGAAGAGCATTATTTCTATCTGCAAACTGTAATTCAACACATTGGAATTAGTTTAATTGCATTTCACCGCGATGGAAAGGTAGAAATGATCAACAATGCGTCTAAGAAACTTTTTCAGGTAAGCAACCTTAAAAGAATACAGGACTTAAGTGGTTTTAGTGAGGAACTTGTAAATTGCCTGCTAAGCCTTAAGCATGGAGAAAACACACTTGTTAAAGTGGTTGACAATGAAGATATCCTAAAGCTTGCAATTTACGCCACCGAATTTAAAATCAACAATCGACAGGTAATACTTGTATCAATTAAAAACATCCAATACGAATTGGAAGAACAGGAAATTGAATCATGGCAAAAACTAATCCGGGTGCTCACTCATGAGATTATGAATTCAATTACGCCAATCTCTTCTCTCTCCACGACTCTAACAACAATTCTTGATGATTTCGGGGAAAACAACACCAACAAGTTTCAGGATGAGGATCTGGAGACGCTGAACGAAGTTAAATTGGCTCTTGAAACAATCCACAAAAGAAGCTCCGGGCTTTTACATTTCGTAGATACTTATCGGAATCTTACAAAAATTCCTAAACCAAATTTTGGAATTTTTCAGGTGCAAAAACTTTTTGACAACATTCATCGTCTGATGGAAGAGGAAATAAAGAGAAAAGGCATCAAATGTGAGATTAGCATTAACCCTGAAAGCCTTGAGCTTTCCGCCGACGAACAACTACTTGAACAGGTTTTAATCAATTTAATTAAAAACTCTATTCACGCACTCGAACACACAACCGATCCAAGAATTGAAATGAAAGCCTTTATGAACAAAAGAGGCAGAATATCAATTCAAATAAGCGACAACGGACAAGGCATTATAAAAGAAGTACTTGACAAAGTGTTTATTCCATTTTTCACAACAAAGCCTAAAGGATCTGGTATTGGATTAAGTCTGTCAAAACAGATATTGCGATTACACGGAGGAACCATTACAGCACAGTCAATTCCGAACGAAAAAACCAGTTTCACACTTACTTTTTAA
- a CDS encoding redox-sensing transcriptional repressor Rex, whose protein sequence is MVQSSKKIQGVPEPTIRRMPSYLAFAEGLLRKGQQFVSSTQIANYMNIDPTQVTKDLSYTTIVGKTRVGYEVKALVDVLSEFLGFTIMDNAFLVGAGSLGSALLHDSGLLHFGLNIVAAFDVNSSTIGKKINDIEVFHIDQFRDLSQEMNVVMGIITVPAENAQTVADLMVAWGIKAIWNFTPARIKVPEDIIVQNTTLYSNLAIIFNKLHNDRKEL, encoded by the coding sequence ATGGTTCAAAGTTCTAAGAAAATTCAGGGGGTTCCTGAGCCGACTATTAGGCGCATGCCGTCATACTTAGCATTTGCAGAAGGCTTGCTAAGGAAAGGACAGCAGTTTGTTTCATCTACTCAGATCGCAAACTATATGAATATCGACCCCACACAAGTCACAAAAGATTTATCTTATACCACTATTGTGGGAAAAACAAGAGTTGGTTACGAAGTTAAAGCGTTGGTTGATGTTTTGTCGGAGTTTCTGGGATTTACGATCATGGATAATGCTTTTCTTGTAGGTGCTGGATCTTTAGGTTCTGCATTATTGCACGATAGCGGATTATTACATTTTGGTTTAAATATCGTTGCTGCTTTCGATGTTAATTCTTCGACTATTGGGAAAAAAATTAATGATATTGAGGTATTTCACATAGATCAATTTCGTGATTTATCACAAGAAATGAATGTGGTAATGGGAATTATTACTGTTCCAGCTGAAAATGCACAAACAGTTGCCGATTTGATGGTAGCTTGGGGTATTAAAGCGATTTGGAATTTTACGCCGGCAAGAATCAAGGTTCCGGAAGATATTATTGTTCAGAATACAACACTCTATTCTAATCTGGCAATTATTTTTAATAAATTGCATAATGATAGAAAAGAATTATAG
- a CDS encoding HlyD family efflux transporter periplasmic adaptor subunit, whose translation MDRIIEKKSWYLLRKNWYLAGAVLGVVILYTAFLGESGSRLRVDAEKISIGDVKTDYFQEYIARTGTVNPITTVYLDAIEGGRVEEVLLEEGSMVKKGDVILRLSNSELNLQILNSEAGFTEQVNRLRDTRLSMEQDRLNVRRSLLEIDLSLAKSKRAYQRNKIFFEKDLISREEFDESNDNYNYYEKTRELLLERQKTDSLARTIQIQRLDANLKNMENNLEMVRAKLQNLNVKAPVDGQLGSLNVELGESKSRGQRLGQVNVLDNYKINAMVDELYIARLNKGLKAKFSFSGVDYNLVVYKVYPEVRGGQFEIDMKFAGELPPGIRTGQTFRTKIELGEPREAVLIQRGGFFQSTGGQWIFVVDPSGAFATKRAIKLGNQNPMYYEVLEGLKPGERVVTNSYESYGDVDKLVLK comes from the coding sequence ATGGATCGAATTATTGAAAAGAAATCTTGGTATTTACTAAGGAAAAATTGGTATTTAGCTGGAGCCGTTTTAGGCGTTGTTATTTTGTATACAGCATTTTTGGGAGAGTCAGGATCCCGGCTGCGCGTTGATGCAGAGAAAATTTCAATTGGAGATGTTAAAACTGATTATTTTCAGGAATATATTGCGCGAACAGGAACGGTTAATCCAATAACCACAGTTTATTTAGATGCTATTGAAGGAGGACGTGTAGAAGAGGTACTGCTGGAAGAAGGGAGTATGGTTAAAAAGGGGGATGTGATTCTACGTTTGAGTAATTCAGAGTTAAACCTGCAAATTTTAAATTCGGAAGCTGGTTTTACTGAACAGGTAAATAGATTGCGGGATACTCGATTGAGTATGGAGCAGGATCGTTTGAATGTAAGAAGAAGTTTGTTGGAAATAGATTTAAGTCTGGCAAAGAGTAAAAGGGCTTATCAGCGAAATAAAATTTTCTTTGAGAAGGATTTGATTTCCCGTGAAGAATTTGACGAGTCAAATGACAATTACAACTATTATGAAAAAACCAGAGAGCTGCTTTTGGAGAGGCAAAAAACAGATTCCCTGGCACGTACAATTCAAATTCAACGATTGGATGCCAATTTGAAAAACATGGAAAACAATCTGGAAATGGTTCGTGCAAAGCTTCAAAATTTAAACGTAAAAGCACCTGTTGATGGTCAGTTAGGATCTTTAAATGTTGAATTGGGAGAGTCAAAGTCAAGAGGGCAGCGTTTAGGACAGGTAAATGTATTGGATAATTATAAAATAAATGCGATGGTTGACGAACTCTACATTGCACGATTAAATAAAGGATTAAAGGCTAAATTTAGTTTTAGTGGCGTTGATTATAATTTAGTGGTTTATAAAGTTTATCCAGAAGTGCGTGGGGGTCAGTTTGAAATTGATATGAAATTTGCTGGTGAGCTTCCTCCGGGGATAAGAACCGGACAAACATTTAGAACAAAAATTGAATTGGGAGAACCTCGGGAGGCTGTTTTGATTCAAAGAGGAGGTTTCTTTCAAAGTACTGGAGGACAATGGATATTCGTTGTAGATCCTAGTGGTGCTTTTGCCACAAAACGGGCAATTAAGTTGGGAAATCAGAATCCGATGTATTATGAGGTTCTTGAGGGCTTGAAGCCTGGAGAGAGAGTTGTAACGAATAGCTACGAATCATATGGGGATGTAGACAAATTGGTTTTAAAGTAA